The stretch of DNA GTGACGGCCGGCATCGACTCCAGCGTCTCCAGGGAGCGCTGGAAGGCCGGGTGTGCGGCGAGCTGGGGCTTGCAGTGCGGCACCACGACCGTGGGCACCCCGTAGCCGGCCATTTCGCAGAGCAGGCCGATGGCGAAGCAGTCGGCGATGCCCTGGGCGAACTTGTTGGTGGAGTTGAAGGTGAGCGGGCAGGCCAGCACCGCGTCCGCCGGCGGCAGGGGCGCCCCGGTGCCGGGCAGCCGGTACTCCACCCGCACCTGCTCGCCGGTCAGCTCGGCCAGCCGGTCGGGCCGGTGGAACCGGGTGCCGTCGGGGGTGGACAGCACGGCGATCTGCCAGCCGTCGTCCTGGAGCAGTTCCACCAGCTCCGGCACCCCTTCGGGCGCCAGCGCGCCGGAGACCACCAGGTAGAGCGTCGGGGAAGCCGGGGGATTCGCCATGGGCCCAGTGTAGGAGCGCCCCGGACGACCGCTCCGTCCCACCGCCGCGATCCGCCTCCCCCGATGGTCTTGACGTTCCGGCCCTTCCAGCACGCGAGGATGGGACCGCAGCGCCGAGATCATCGCGGAGGCGGGCGGGATGCCTGGGGCGTCCGCGCGCCATTGCGATACATTGGGTCACTTTTCGACTACTTTCAGTCATCTGATTCGCGCTCGTCCGGGCGCTCGGCTGGAAGGGGTCGTCGTGATCCGCTCTGCGCGCATCCGTCCGCTGCGGACCGTGGCGGTGGGGGCCGTCGCCGTGCTGGTGGGGGCGTTCGGCGCTCCGGTGGCCGAGGCGGCGGAGAAGGACGTCCCGGTCGCCGTCGGGGTGCGGTTGGCGTCGCTGGCCTCCCCCGCCGCCGGGGGCAAGGAGGACACCGCGCTGCTCACCGTCGAGCTCGGCGGGGAGGACGGCGCCGAGGTGGCCTACCTGGACGCCGGGGCGGTGGCCGCGACCGCGACCGTGCCCGAGATGGCCGGGGCGTTCGCCGCGCCGGTCGGGCGAGACCTGGTGGCCGCGGCCAACGGCGACTTCTTCGACATCGGGGCGACCGGCGCCCCGCGCGGGGCCGCGATGCGCGGCGGCGAGGCGCTGAAATCGCCCACCGGCGACCGGGTGGAGGCCGCGGTCTTCGACGCGGACGGCACCGGGCGCATCGGCAGCGTCCGGTTCGAGGGCACCGCCGCCCTCCCCGACGGGGAGGCGGAGCTGGACGCGCTCAACGCGCACATCGTCCCCGACGACGGCCTGGGCCTGTACACCCCCGAGTGGGGCGACCACTCTCGGAAGGGCGCCGCGGACGGCGCCGACCGGGCGGCCGAGGCGGTCGTCTCCGGCGGCGTGGTGCGCGAGGTCCGCGACGGTGCGGGCGGCGGGGCGATCGAGGAGGGCACCGAGGTCCTGCTCGGCCTGGGCAAGGCCGCCGACCGGGTGGCCGGGCTGGACAAGGGCGACAGCGTGTCGGTGGACTACCGGCTGGACGCCGGCGGCCCGGCGCGCACCGTGATCGGCGGCCACCGGGTGCTGGTCCGCGACGGCGCCCCGACCGGGGCGAGCGACGGGGCGCGGCATCCGCGCACCGCGATCGGGTTCTCCGCCGAGGGCGACCGGATGTTCCTGGCCGCCGTCGACGGGCGGGTCTCCGGGGTCCCCGGCGCGACCCTGCCGGAGGTGGCCCGGGTGCTCGCCGACGCCGGCGCCGACCAGGCCCTGGAACTGGA from Nocardiopsis composta encodes:
- a CDS encoding flavoprotein — translated: MANPPASPTLYLVVSGALAPEGVPELVELLQDDGWQIAVLSTPDGTRFHRPDRLAELTGEQVRVEYRLPGTGAPLPPADAVLACPLTFNSTNKFAQGIADCFAIGLLCEMAGYGVPTVVVPHCKPQLAAHPAFQRSLETLESMPAVTVLHDPDTPEDARLPAWGEVVAEVRKTAGLGR
- a CDS encoding phosphodiester glycosidase family protein — its product is MIRSARIRPLRTVAVGAVAVLVGAFGAPVAEAAEKDVPVAVGVRLASLASPAAGGKEDTALLTVELGGEDGAEVAYLDAGAVAATATVPEMAGAFAAPVGRDLVAAANGDFFDIGATGAPRGAAMRGGEALKSPTGDRVEAAVFDADGTGRIGSVRFEGTAALPDGEAELDALNAHIVPDDGLGLYTPEWGDHSRKGAADGADRAAEAVVSGGVVREVRDGAGGGAIEEGTEVLLGLGKAADRVAGLDKGDSVSVDYRLDAGGPARTVIGGHRVLVRDGAPTGASDGARHPRTAIGFSAEGDRMFLAAVDGRVSGVPGATLPEVARVLADAGADQALELDGGGSSALFARSPGEDGLKKRNRNGGERERPVPNGLAVTAVSGDTLAAGPGPDRLPRSLPPSATPRTAQAGPDRELAVGAP